One genomic segment of Flagellimonas marinaquae includes these proteins:
- a CDS encoding head GIN domain-containing protein has translation MRLFAIVIIFLSFQFIEAQDATITQDLQKFTEVKGFDGISINLIRSNENKAVITGANTKNVAIVNNNGVLKIRMEIVKIFSGYRTYVDLYHSEELVVIDVNEDARISSDDTYIQDVLELKAQEGGELEINCEVDQLLIKSISGGEIIVGGFSNTQDVIINTGGSYQGKSFKTKFTTINVNAGGNAEIYASDYVKANVKAGGEVLVYGNPKKMDEHTLFGGKIKRIK, from the coding sequence ATGAGATTATTTGCGATTGTTATTATATTTCTGTCCTTTCAATTTATTGAAGCTCAGGACGCCACCATAACCCAAGACCTACAAAAGTTCACTGAAGTAAAGGGGTTCGATGGAATTTCCATCAACTTGATAAGATCCAACGAAAACAAAGCGGTGATTACAGGTGCCAATACCAAGAATGTCGCCATAGTCAATAATAATGGTGTACTTAAAATTAGGATGGAAATCGTAAAGATCTTTAGTGGTTATAGAACTTATGTAGATCTCTACCACTCCGAGGAATTGGTGGTAATAGATGTTAACGAGGATGCGAGAATTTCGTCCGATGATACTTATATCCAAGATGTATTGGAACTTAAAGCTCAAGAAGGCGGTGAATTGGAAATTAATTGCGAAGTGGACCAATTGTTGATCAAATCCATATCCGGGGGAGAGATCATTGTTGGAGGATTTTCCAACACACAAGATGTGATCATCAACACAGGTGGATCCTATCAAGGAAAATCGTTTAAGACAAAATTTACCACAATAAACGTAAATGCGGGCGGAAATGCCGAAATTTATGCATCGGATTACGTAAAGGCCAATGTAAAGGCCGGAGGCGAAGTACTAGTGTACGGAAATCCAAAAAAAATGGATGAACACACCCTTTTCGGTGGTAAAATAAAAAGAATCAAATAA
- a CDS encoding LysE family translocator has translation MIDDIQAAIPLGFLLSFMIGPVFFVLLETSATKGFRAGVSLDIGVIVADIVFLIIAYFSSFQLLENLSNEPGLFVFGGMILLVYGIYLFVKKAKKKSNVKASKGTYLGLIVKGFLLNFINIGVLAFWLGLIIVVGPSLENNPNRMLVFFSTVILVYFATDLIKIILAKQLKRYLTQDRIVVIKKGLGIVLIICGIVLISKGFLPKEKFDIKEGIEKIS, from the coding sequence ATGATTGACGATATCCAAGCAGCGATTCCCTTAGGATTTTTGCTCAGCTTTATGATCGGTCCCGTTTTCTTTGTTTTATTGGAAACCAGTGCCACAAAAGGTTTTAGAGCGGGAGTAAGTCTGGATATTGGGGTTATAGTTGCGGATATTGTTTTTTTAATCATTGCCTACTTCAGTAGTTTCCAATTGTTGGAAAACCTAAGTAACGAGCCGGGACTGTTCGTATTTGGAGGAATGATTCTTTTGGTGTACGGAATTTATCTGTTCGTTAAAAAAGCCAAGAAAAAATCTAATGTAAAAGCTTCCAAGGGTACCTATTTGGGGTTAATTGTAAAAGGATTTTTATTGAATTTCATCAATATCGGTGTTCTAGCATTTTGGCTCGGTTTAATTATTGTTGTAGGACCAAGTTTAGAGAACAATCCAAATCGAATGTTGGTATTTTTTAGTACGGTGATCTTAGTGTATTTCGCGACCGATCTTATAAAAATTATATTGGCCAAACAGTTAAAGCGTTATTTGACCCAAGACCGTATTGTAGTCATAAAAAAAGGATTAGGTATTGTTTTGATCATTTGTGGCATTGTTTTGATCAGCAAAGGATTCCTGCCCAAAGAAAAATTCGATATTAAAGAAGGAATAGAAAAGATCAGTTAA
- the folB gene encoding dihydroneopterin aldolase: MGKIRLKNVRIHSNHGCLKEEMLIGSDYRVDLEVTSDLSKPADSDILTETVDYVHLNNIIKDEMLVRSNLLEHVAKRIIDRIFLELPQVTQVEVEVAKINPPIGGDVESVAVILNSQRQ, from the coding sequence TTGGGAAAAATAAGATTAAAAAACGTTAGAATACATTCCAACCACGGTTGTTTAAAAGAAGAAATGTTGATCGGAAGCGATTACCGTGTAGATTTGGAGGTAACCTCCGACCTTTCCAAACCGGCAGATTCCGATATATTGACCGAAACCGTGGATTACGTTCACCTCAACAATATTATAAAAGATGAAATGTTGGTGCGTTCCAACCTTTTGGAACACGTTGCCAAACGTATTATAGACCGTATCTTTTTGGAATTGCCACAAGTAACCCAGGTAGAAGTGGAAGTAGCTAAAATTAATCCCCCAATAGGTGGAGATGTGGAAAGCGTGGCCGTTATTTTAAACTCTCAAAGACAATAA